A window of the Vigna angularis cultivar LongXiaoDou No.4 chromosome 3, ASM1680809v1, whole genome shotgun sequence genome harbors these coding sequences:
- the LOC108322741 gene encoding ubiquitin-conjugating enzyme E2 variant 1C isoform X2: MDDGDDIYMRSWTGTVIGPHNTVHEGRIYQLKLFCDKDYPEKPPSVRFHSRINMTCVNHENGVVEPKKFGLLANWQREYTMEDILTQLKKEMAAPHNRKLVQPPEGTYF, encoded by the exons ATGGATGATGGTGATGACATTTACATGCGCTCTTGGACTGGCACCGTTATTGGCCCCCATAAT ACTGTACATGAAGGAAGAATCTATCAACTGAAGCTGTTTTGTGATAAAGACTACCCAGAAAAGCCCCCAAGTGTTCGATTTCATTCACGGATCAACATGACTTGTGTTAATCATGAAAATGGAGTG GTTGAACCAAAGAAGTTTGGTCTTCTTGCAAATTGGCAAAGAGAGTACACCATGGAGGACATACTGACCCAGCTGAAGAAGGAAATGGCAGCTCCTCATAACCGGAAGCTTGTCCAGCCCCCAGAAGGTACCTACTTTTAG
- the LOC108322741 gene encoding ubiquitin-conjugating enzyme E2 variant 1D isoform X1, with translation MTLGSGGSSVVVPRNFRLLEELERGEKGIGDGTVSYGMDDGDDIYMRSWTGTVIGPHNTVHEGRIYQLKLFCDKDYPEKPPSVRFHSRINMTCVNHENGVVEPKKFGLLANWQREYTMEDILTQLKKEMAAPHNRKLVQPPEGTYF, from the exons ATGACGCTTGGCTCAGGAGGATCCAGTGTCGTGG TTCCAAGGAACTTCAGATTGCTGGAGGAGCTTGAACGAGGAGAAAAAGGTATTGGAGATGGCACAGTTAGCTATGGAATGGATGATGGTGATGACATTTACATGCGCTCTTGGACTGGCACCGTTATTGGCCCCCATAAT ACTGTACATGAAGGAAGAATCTATCAACTGAAGCTGTTTTGTGATAAAGACTACCCAGAAAAGCCCCCAAGTGTTCGATTTCATTCACGGATCAACATGACTTGTGTTAATCATGAAAATGGAGTG GTTGAACCAAAGAAGTTTGGTCTTCTTGCAAATTGGCAAAGAGAGTACACCATGGAGGACATACTGACCCAGCTGAAGAAGGAAATGGCAGCTCCTCATAACCGGAAGCTTGTCCAGCCCCCAGAAGGTACCTACTTTTAG